In a genomic window of Pseudomonas putida:
- a CDS encoding aminoacyl-tRNA deacylase — MRMAKTVQRSLDRAQCAYDIVTHPHSASSLETARVAGIPAERVAKSVILDDHHGHYLMAVLPASRHLDLSKVRSSGEWQVSRESNLPHLFEDCERGAVPALGEAYGLDVVIDPLLTRQKDIYLEAGNHINLLHMDMPEFLKMVPHAQVRELSS, encoded by the coding sequence ATGCGAATGGCAAAAACCGTGCAGCGCAGCCTCGACAGGGCTCAATGTGCATATGACATCGTCACCCATCCCCACTCGGCCAGCAGCCTCGAAACGGCGCGGGTCGCCGGCATTCCTGCCGAGCGGGTCGCTAAATCGGTCATCCTCGACGACCACCATGGCCACTACCTGATGGCCGTGCTCCCCGCCAGCCGTCACCTGGACCTGAGCAAGGTGCGCAGCAGCGGCGAGTGGCAGGTTTCCCGCGAAAGCAATCTGCCGCACCTGTTCGAAGACTGCGAACGCGGCGCCGTGCCCGCCCTGGGCGAAGCCTATGGGCTGGACGTGGTCATCGACCCGCTGTTGACCCGGCAAAAGGATATCTATCTGGAAGCGGGCAACCACATCAACCTGCTGCACATGGACATGCCCGAGTTCCTGAAAATGGTGCCCCATGCTCAGGTGCGGGAGTTGAGCAGTTAG
- a CDS encoding DUF2789 domain-containing protein: MENPTHSLPSLFKQLGLPDDAENIDKFIATHSPLKPDLHLADAFFWSPCQADLLRNEILDDADWAEVVDQLDVLLRKGRGV, from the coding sequence ATGGAAAACCCAACCCACAGCCTCCCATCCCTGTTCAAACAACTCGGCCTGCCCGACGACGCCGAAAACATCGACAAATTCATCGCCACCCACTCACCGCTAAAACCGGACCTGCACCTGGCCGACGCCTTTTTCTGGAGCCCGTGCCAGGCAGACCTGCTGCGCAATGAAATTCTGGATGATGCCGACTGGGCGGAAGTGGTGGATCAGTTGGATGTGTTGTTGAGGAAGGGGCGGGGGGTGTAA
- a CDS encoding MarR family winged helix-turn-helix transcriptional regulator: MNISSSMVVAARHWRKICQTTLVNYGISEACAVPLLMIGRLGDGVRQVAVAQASGMESPSLVRLLDQLCHAGHVCRTGDAQDRRAKCLSLTDTGRALVQHVEVELVRLRNETLEGIDRKDLEAALRVLRAFESASLSQVVES; the protein is encoded by the coding sequence ATGAACATCAGCAGCTCCATGGTGGTGGCCGCCCGGCATTGGCGGAAGATCTGCCAGACCACGCTGGTCAACTATGGAATTTCCGAAGCCTGTGCCGTCCCGTTGTTGATGATCGGGCGTCTGGGTGATGGTGTGCGCCAGGTCGCGGTGGCGCAGGCGTCCGGGATGGAGAGCCCGTCGCTGGTGCGCCTGCTGGACCAGCTGTGTCACGCCGGTCACGTCTGCCGCACCGGCGATGCCCAGGACCGTCGCGCCAAATGCCTGAGCCTGACCGACACGGGGAGGGCGCTGGTGCAACATGTCGAAGTCGAGCTGGTGCGTCTGCGCAATGAAACCCTGGAAGGGATCGACCGGAAGGATCTGGAAGCGGCGCTGCGTGTTTTGCGGGCTTTCGAATCCGCCAGCCTTTCTCAGGTGGTCGAGTCTTGA
- a CDS encoding FUSC family protein: MSGFFSGMPPARDWFYGVRTFAASMIALYIALLMQMPRPYWAMATVYIVSNPFLGPTTSKALYRAIGTFVGAAAAVLFVPMFVQSPYVLVLVIALWTGTLLFLSLHLRTANNYALMLAGYTLPLIALPVVDNPLAVWDVAEARTEEIFLGIAVAAVMGAIFWPRRLAPVFNDSVGKWFADASTYSQRFLSRNVQPEEVSALRASMVATFNSLELMIGQLPHEGSRPQTVRNTKELRGRMIHLMPVIDALDDALYALERRTPELVDKFAPLLAAADEWLQHKDADIERWQALKDQLEALQPSAEALEDRKQLLFSNAIYRLGEWIDLWQDCRSLQIAIQCENQDSWRAVYRHWRLGRLTPFLDRGLMLYSAASTVCAIIVACVLWILLGWTDGGAAVILAAVSCSFFASMDDPAPQIYRFFFWTAMSVLLASLYLFLVLPNLHDFPMLVLAFSVPFIVIGTLTVKPQFYLGMLLTLVNTSSFISIQGAYDADFLSFVNSNLAGPMGLLFAFLWTLIARPFGAELAAKRLTRFSWRDIVSLTEPATLAEHRQLGVQVLDRLMQHLPRLAMTGQDTGIALREVRVALNMLDLLAYTPRMQGTSQALLRQVVAEVGDYFRACLKAGERLPAPSPLLMTMDRTRRALSGEGDDETRLHLLHALSGLRLALLPGVEFVGSTEIEEPLPHGIDGAPL; encoded by the coding sequence TTGAGCGGTTTCTTCAGCGGTATGCCCCCGGCGCGAGACTGGTTCTACGGCGTACGTACCTTCGCCGCCTCGATGATCGCGCTGTACATCGCGTTGCTCATGCAAATGCCGCGTCCGTACTGGGCGATGGCGACGGTGTACATCGTGTCCAATCCGTTCCTCGGCCCGACCACGTCCAAGGCGCTGTATCGCGCGATCGGCACCTTTGTTGGCGCCGCCGCGGCGGTGCTGTTCGTGCCGATGTTCGTCCAGAGTCCCTACGTGCTGGTGCTGGTGATTGCCCTGTGGACCGGCACCCTGCTGTTCCTGTCGCTGCACCTGCGCACCGCCAACAACTACGCCCTGATGCTCGCCGGCTACACCTTGCCGCTGATCGCCCTGCCGGTGGTGGATAACCCGCTGGCGGTGTGGGACGTGGCCGAAGCACGCACGGAAGAAATCTTCCTCGGCATCGCTGTCGCGGCCGTCATGGGGGCGATCTTCTGGCCCCGCCGGCTGGCGCCGGTGTTCAACGACTCGGTGGGCAAATGGTTTGCCGACGCCTCGACCTACAGCCAGCGCTTCCTCAGCCGCAACGTGCAGCCCGAAGAAGTCAGTGCGCTGCGCGCCTCGATGGTGGCGACCTTCAACAGCCTGGAACTGATGATCGGCCAACTGCCCCACGAAGGCTCGCGGCCGCAGACCGTGCGCAACACCAAGGAATTGCGCGGGCGCATGATTCACCTGATGCCGGTCATCGACGCCCTCGACGACGCGCTTTATGCCCTCGAACGGCGTACGCCGGAGCTGGTGGACAAGTTCGCGCCCCTGCTCGCCGCCGCCGATGAATGGCTGCAGCACAAGGACGCCGACATCGAGCGCTGGCAAGCCTTGAAAGACCAGCTCGAAGCCCTGCAACCCAGTGCCGAGGCGCTGGAGGATCGCAAGCAACTGCTGTTTTCCAATGCCATCTACCGACTCGGCGAATGGATCGATCTGTGGCAGGACTGCCGCAGCCTGCAAATCGCCATCCAGTGCGAAAACCAGGACAGCTGGCGCGCGGTGTACCGGCACTGGCGCCTGGGGCGGCTGACGCCCTTTCTCGATCGTGGCCTGATGCTGTATTCGGCGGCGTCCACCGTCTGCGCGATCATCGTCGCTTGTGTGTTGTGGATTCTGCTCGGCTGGACCGACGGCGGCGCGGCGGTGATTCTGGCGGCGGTGTCGTGCAGCTTCTTTGCCTCGATGGACGATCCGGCGCCACAGATTTACCGGTTCTTTTTTTGGACGGCGATGTCGGTGTTGCTCGCCAGTCTTTACCTGTTCCTGGTGCTGCCGAACCTGCACGATTTCCCGATGCTGGTGCTGGCGTTTTCCGTTCCGTTCATCGTGATCGGCACCCTGACGGTCAAGCCGCAGTTCTACCTGGGCATGTTGCTGACGCTGGTTAACACCTCGTCCTTCATCAGCATTCAGGGGGCGTACGACGCCGACTTCCTCAGCTTCGTCAATTCCAACCTGGCCGGCCCCATGGGCTTGCTGTTCGCCTTCCTCTGGACCCTGATCGCCCGGCCTTTCGGTGCCGAACTGGCGGCCAAGCGCCTGACCCGTTTCAGCTGGCGCGACATTGTCAGCCTGACCGAACCTGCGACCCTGGCCGAGCATCGGCAATTGGGCGTGCAGGTGCTCGATCGCCTGATGCAGCACTTGCCGCGTCTGGCCATGACCGGCCAGGACACCGGCATCGCCCTGCGGGAAGTGCGCGTGGCCCTGAACATGCTCGACCTGCTCGCCTACACGCCGCGCATGCAGGGCACCTCCCAGGCGTTACTGCGCCAGGTGGTGGCCGAGGTCGGCGATTATTTCAGGGCTTGCCTGAAAGCCGGTGAGCGTTTGCCGGCGCCGAGTCCATTGTTGATGACGATGGACCGCACGCGCCGCGCCCTCAGTGGCGAAGGCGATGATGAAACTCGTCTACACCTGTTACACGCCTTGAGCGGTTTGCGTCTGGCCTTGTTGCCGGGCGTCGAATTTGTCGGTTCCACCGAGATCGAAGAACCGCTTCCCCATGGCATCGATGGAGCACCCCTATGA
- a CDS encoding DUF1656 domain-containing protein: MIGDLDISGVFLPTLLVLMGITYLLYLLVHGLLTRLHFYRLVWHRALFNVALYALLLGVVDSLSRYLMT, encoded by the coding sequence ATGATCGGAGATCTGGATATCAGCGGCGTGTTCCTGCCGACGCTGCTGGTGCTGATGGGCATTACCTATCTGCTTTACCTGCTGGTGCACGGGTTGCTCACGCGTCTGCACTTCTACCGCCTGGTCTGGCACCGGGCATTGTTTAACGTGGCCCTCTACGCCTTGCTGCTGGGCGTGGTCGATTCACTCAGTCGATACCTGATGACATGA
- a CDS encoding efflux RND transporter periplasmic adaptor subunit, protein MKKPFLTFGRVLLTLLIVSFAVVVVWRMVMYYMFAPWTRDGHIRADIVQIAPDVSGLIQQVEVRDNQPVKRGQVLFSIDQDRFKLALRQAKAAVADREETLAQAQREAKRNKGLGNLVPAEQLEESQSRVARAQVALMEAQVAVDSAQLNLDRSVIRSPVDGYVNDRAPRTQEFVSAGKPVLSVVDSNSFHIDGYFEETKLDGIHVGQSVDIRVIGDRARLRGHVESIVAGIEDRDRTSGNNLLPNVNPAFSWVRLAQRIPVRIVFDDVPADFRMIAGRTATVSIIDDKDREPAQ, encoded by the coding sequence ATGAAAAAACCGTTTTTGACCTTCGGCCGTGTACTGCTGACCCTGTTGATCGTGAGCTTCGCCGTGGTCGTGGTCTGGCGCATGGTGATGTATTACATGTTCGCCCCCTGGACCCGCGACGGTCACATCCGTGCCGACATCGTGCAGATCGCCCCGGACGTGTCCGGCCTGATCCAGCAGGTGGAAGTGCGTGACAACCAACCGGTCAAGCGTGGCCAGGTGCTGTTCAGTATCGATCAGGATCGCTTCAAGCTGGCCCTGCGCCAGGCGAAGGCGGCGGTGGCCGATCGCGAGGAAACCCTCGCCCAGGCCCAGCGTGAAGCCAAGCGCAACAAAGGCCTGGGCAATCTGGTGCCCGCCGAACAACTGGAAGAAAGCCAGTCCCGCGTGGCCCGCGCGCAAGTGGCGCTGATGGAAGCCCAGGTGGCGGTCGACAGCGCGCAACTGAACCTCGATCGCTCGGTGATCCGCAGCCCCGTGGACGGTTACGTCAACGACCGCGCGCCGCGCACCCAGGAGTTCGTCAGTGCCGGCAAGCCGGTGCTGTCGGTGGTCGACAGCAACTCCTTCCACATCGACGGTTATTTCGAAGAAACCAAGCTGGACGGCATTCATGTCGGCCAGAGCGTCGACATCCGGGTGATCGGCGACCGCGCGCGGCTGCGCGGGCATGTGGAAAGCATCGTCGCCGGTATCGAGGACCGTGACCGCACCAGCGGCAACAACCTGCTGCCCAACGTCAACCCGGCGTTCAGTTGGGTGCGCCTGGCCCAGCGGATTCCCGTGCGCATTGTGTTTGACGATGTACCGGCGGACTTCCGCATGATTGCCGGGCGTACCGCCACCGTGTCGATCATCGACGACAAGGACCGGGAGCCCGCGCAATGA
- a CDS encoding efflux transporter outer membrane subunit → MNKASGLAVAGLGLLLSACQMVGPDYHLPEEAAIHREDLQGQLDVNGKPVVSAPVPGDWWRLYRDPRLDQLVQQALASNTDLRVAAASLLRARAQVDEAEAAGGWSGGVKMGAQRLQESGEAFLLPEKVPVANIGDIGISASYQFDLFGTLKRGIEAAKANADATQAAADTARITLVADVVRAYTQVCAANEEREIAQHSLDLQSQSTSLIQRLRDAGRGDETQVTRSQTQFKSLRADMPRYEAARQAGLFRLSMLLAKPVDQLPAGTASCAELPKIAQLVPVGDGASLLKRRPDIRQAERRLAAATAGIGVATGELYPDIRFGATIGTVGILENLGEPSTNRWGFGPSLTWNVPTNGARARIREAEAVTQATLAHFDGVVLNAIRETQTSLAQYSALLQRRDALADAEQSAKLAADQTHRFFQAGRESFLADLQATRTYTDVTAQLAAANTQVALSQIDLFLDLGGGWESGRTQASNTGKP, encoded by the coding sequence ATGAACAAAGCTTCTGGTTTGGCGGTTGCCGGTTTAGGCCTGTTGCTGTCGGCGTGCCAAATGGTCGGGCCGGATTATCACTTGCCGGAAGAGGCGGCCATCCACCGCGAAGATTTGCAGGGCCAACTGGACGTGAACGGCAAGCCGGTGGTTTCGGCACCGGTGCCCGGCGATTGGTGGCGTTTGTATCGGGACCCGCGTCTCGACCAATTGGTCCAGCAGGCGTTGGCGTCCAACACTGATTTGCGGGTCGCGGCGGCCAGCCTGCTGCGGGCTCGCGCGCAGGTGGATGAAGCGGAAGCCGCCGGTGGCTGGAGCGGTGGGGTGAAGATGGGCGCCCAGCGTTTGCAGGAATCCGGTGAAGCCTTCCTCTTACCGGAAAAAGTGCCGGTGGCCAACATCGGTGACATCGGCATCAGCGCGTCATACCAGTTCGATCTGTTCGGTACGCTCAAGCGTGGCATCGAAGCGGCCAAGGCCAATGCCGATGCGACCCAGGCCGCCGCCGATACCGCACGTATCACCCTGGTGGCCGACGTGGTGCGCGCCTACACCCAGGTGTGCGCGGCCAATGAAGAGCGGGAAATTGCCCAGCATTCCCTCGACCTGCAATCGCAAAGCACTTCGCTGATTCAGCGCCTGCGCGATGCCGGTCGCGGCGACGAGACCCAGGTCACCCGATCGCAAACCCAATTCAAATCCTTGCGCGCCGACATGCCGCGCTATGAAGCCGCGCGCCAGGCCGGGTTATTCCGTCTGTCGATGCTGCTGGCCAAGCCGGTCGATCAACTGCCGGCCGGCACCGCGAGCTGTGCGGAACTGCCGAAAATCGCGCAATTGGTGCCGGTGGGCGATGGCGCCTCGTTGCTCAAACGCCGCCCCGACATTCGTCAGGCCGAACGCCGTCTGGCGGCCGCCACCGCTGGCATCGGCGTCGCCACGGGCGAGCTGTACCCGGACATCCGTTTCGGCGCGACCATCGGCACCGTGGGTATCCTGGAAAACCTCGGTGAACCGTCCACCAATCGCTGGGGCTTCGGTCCCTCGTTGACCTGGAATGTGCCGACCAACGGCGCCCGGGCGCGCATCCGTGAAGCCGAAGCCGTGACCCAGGCAACCCTGGCGCACTTCGATGGCGTGGTGCTCAACGCCATTCGCGAAACCCAGACCAGCCTGGCCCAGTACTCGGCACTGTTGCAGCGCCGGGATGCCCTGGCGGACGCCGAGCAATCGGCGAAGCTGGCGGCCGACCAGACGCACCGTTTCTTCCAGGCAGGCCGCGAGTCGTTCCTGGCCGACCTGCAAGCCACGCGCACCTACACCGACGTGACGGCGCAACTGGCCGCGGCCAACACTCAGGTTGCGTTGAGCCAGATCGATTTGTTCCTGGACCTGGGCGGCGGGTGGGAAAGCGGACGAACGCAAGCGTCGAACACCGGCAAACCCTGA
- a CDS encoding NADH:ubiquinone oxidoreductase subunit N, which produces MKNPYALGFWCAVVALVLLTATYFYGIMLAYQIDKALAFLDSAVALIAVMSVTVVAWASVQTRRIKKKQLEQGKTLVLIWDTKVALRRVETVFDRYFWGSYWQPGRTFQEVMGELTGTPLEKSLETLKKQCLALDKQVADDGRHWLNNARELADVATAMARERYQLDFCDPRGEVTGGAVINRDFEVLVYTWSARLKTFDHQLDEIEVQYS; this is translated from the coding sequence ATGAAAAACCCTTATGCTCTCGGCTTCTGGTGTGCCGTCGTGGCCCTCGTGCTGCTCACGGCGACGTACTTCTACGGCATCATGCTGGCCTATCAGATCGACAAGGCCCTGGCATTTCTCGACAGTGCCGTAGCGCTGATTGCTGTGATGTCTGTCACGGTGGTGGCCTGGGCGTCCGTCCAGACCCGACGAATCAAGAAAAAACAACTCGAACAAGGCAAGACCCTGGTGCTGATCTGGGACACCAAGGTGGCGCTGCGCCGTGTCGAAACGGTGTTCGATCGCTATTTCTGGGGCAGCTACTGGCAACCGGGGCGCACCTTCCAGGAAGTCATGGGCGAACTGACCGGCACGCCGTTGGAAAAGAGCCTCGAGACCCTGAAGAAACAGTGCCTGGCGCTGGACAAGCAGGTGGCGGACGACGGCCGGCACTGGCTCAACAACGCCCGGGAACTGGCGGACGTTGCCACGGCCATGGCCCGCGAGCGCTATCAACTGGATTTCTGCGACCCCCGTGGGGAAGTGACGGGCGGGGCGGTGATCAACCGGGATTTCGAAGTGCTGGTGTACACCTGGAGCGCAAGGCTCAAGACCTTTGATCATCAGCTGGATGAGATCGAAGTGCAGTACTCCTGA
- a CDS encoding YdgA family protein, whose amino-acid sequence MNKSAGVFLGIVVAIGAISAGGAWYTGTKIESVLNTSLADANQQLQAALVGHKGTAKVELVSLERHVFSSTAHYRLTAEGEMFGEAPVELLFVDKLEHGPLPFSRLVSLKWLPVMASSHYELEKTPLTEKWFAATKDASPLKGVVNIGYDNSTNGSLELLPLETALDDKSSLKFSGLKIDVSASAQAQKVKADGYMDSLKLVTVAEDQAPVQVDLNGLTLASNLSKSTYGYYTGENTLTLSNSKATFSPKQTVMGFKNFEMKNQTQESGTSASGRADYKIDEVSVNDKKVGSAQMALSLKNLDIPSTLALMEIYQTRLQPYEQAVAEATEANLPAPELKLTEAEEAVIKTNLETLLAAGPQVALENLSLKTTNGETRANLKLDLTKPPSVEVPADQLVRQLIALLDINIQVSKPMLIDVLSLQSQLDGQTDAKLIADQASASADMFSSMAVGSQLAKLDGNNVVSKLHYANNEVDFNGQKMTVEQFVGFLMSKFGGTVEVQ is encoded by the coding sequence ATGAATAAATCAGCAGGCGTGTTTCTGGGAATCGTTGTGGCCATCGGTGCAATCAGCGCCGGCGGTGCCTGGTACACCGGCACCAAGATCGAAAGTGTGCTCAACACTTCCCTGGCCGACGCCAACCAGCAATTGCAGGCTGCATTGGTCGGGCATAAAGGCACCGCAAAAGTCGAACTGGTTTCCCTGGAACGTCACGTATTCAGCAGCACCGCCCACTACCGCCTGACCGCCGAAGGTGAAATGTTCGGCGAGGCGCCGGTCGAATTGCTGTTCGTCGATAAACTCGAACACGGTCCGCTGCCATTCTCGCGCCTGGTATCGCTGAAGTGGCTGCCAGTCATGGCCTCCAGTCACTACGAGCTGGAAAAGACGCCGCTGACGGAAAAATGGTTCGCCGCCACCAAGGATGCTTCGCCGCTCAAAGGCGTGGTCAACATCGGCTACGACAATTCCACCAACGGCTCGCTGGAATTGCTGCCGCTGGAAACCGCGCTGGATGACAAGTCCAGCCTGAAATTCTCCGGTCTCAAAATCGACGTCTCCGCCAGCGCCCAGGCACAGAAGGTCAAGGCGGACGGCTACATGGACAGCCTGAAGCTGGTCACCGTCGCTGAAGATCAGGCGCCGGTGCAGGTGGATTTGAACGGCCTGACCCTGGCCAGCAACCTGAGCAAAAGCACCTACGGCTATTACACCGGCGAGAACACCCTCACTCTGAGCAACAGCAAGGCTACCTTCAGCCCGAAACAGACGGTGATGGGTTTCAAGAACTTCGAAATGAAGAACCAGACCCAGGAATCGGGCACCAGCGCTTCGGGGCGTGCCGATTACAAGATCGACGAAGTGTCGGTCAACGACAAGAAGGTCGGTTCCGCGCAGATGGCCCTGAGCCTGAAGAATCTCGACATCCCGTCGACCCTGGCGTTGATGGAGATTTACCAGACCCGGCTGCAACCCTACGAACAGGCTGTCGCCGAGGCGACCGAGGCCAATCTGCCGGCCCCGGAGCTGAAGCTGACCGAAGCCGAAGAGGCGGTGATCAAGACCAATCTGGAGACGCTGCTCGCCGCCGGCCCACAGGTCGCGCTGGAGAACCTGTCGCTCAAGACCACCAATGGCGAGACCCGCGCCAACCTGAAGCTCGACCTGACCAAGCCACCGTCGGTGGAGGTGCCCGCCGATCAACTGGTCCGTCAGTTGATTGCCTTGCTGGATATCAACATTCAAGTGTCCAAGCCGATGCTCATCGACGTGCTCAGCCTGCAATCGCAGCTGGACGGCCAGACCGACGCCAAACTGATCGCCGATCAGGCCAGCGCCTCGGCCGACATGTTCAGCAGCATGGCAGTGGGTTCACAACTGGCGAAACTGGATGGCAACAATGTCGTCAGCAAACTGCACTACGCCAACAACGAGGTGGATTTCAACGGGCAGAAAATGACCGTTGAACAGTTTGTCGGCTTCCTGATGAGCAAGTTTGGCGGGACTGTCGAAGTCCAATAA
- a CDS encoding FAD-dependent oxidoreductase has protein sequence MTLHRVAHVKDVPENRGLEVQAGDAKILLLNVADQWRAYQGECPHAGAPLAEGALCNGRLTCPWHKAQFRIEDGGLCEPPALDSLKRYPLEVRGDEIWVDDQPLSDAHTPPADDERTFVIVGAGAAGTAAAAALREKGFGGRVMLIDREAEAGYDRTVLSKFVLAGETPPEDVPPLRDEAFYREQRIERMQAEVASLDATGKTLHLANDQSVTYNAALLATGGTPKSLELPGADLPQVFVLRSKSHAQQILHSAKPGERVVIIGDSFIAMESASALREHGFEVTVLARHPVPFAKQFGETVGKAILALHQAHGVVFRTEGEAAQIEGTDKVEAVRLNNGERVPADLVLVGIGVSPATGPFADLPREKDQSLRVDGGMRLADGLWAAGDIATFPLNGQPRRIEHWRLAQQQARIAAANMLGGDEHYLDVPYFWTWHFGKSYDYLGHAEAWDEVEFKGDPFNPPFVGLFGKNGVVVAAVACEEDRTMAMLAERMKQPLSVDEAWRLIRG, from the coding sequence ATGACCTTGCATCGCGTCGCCCATGTCAAAGACGTCCCCGAAAACCGTGGCCTTGAAGTGCAGGCCGGGGACGCGAAAATTCTTCTGCTCAACGTCGCTGATCAATGGCGCGCCTATCAAGGCGAGTGTCCCCACGCCGGCGCGCCGCTGGCTGAAGGCGCGCTGTGCAATGGCCGCCTCACCTGCCCTTGGCACAAGGCTCAGTTCCGCATCGAGGACGGTGGCTTGTGCGAACCACCGGCCCTCGACAGCCTCAAGCGCTACCCGCTGGAAGTGCGGGGGGACGAAATCTGGGTGGATGATCAACCGTTGTCGGATGCGCACACACCGCCCGCCGATGACGAGCGCACCTTTGTGATTGTCGGTGCCGGTGCCGCTGGTACGGCAGCAGCCGCAGCGCTGCGAGAGAAGGGTTTCGGCGGTCGGGTAATGCTGATCGACCGCGAAGCCGAGGCCGGTTATGACCGTACGGTGTTGAGCAAATTCGTGCTCGCCGGAGAAACGCCACCGGAGGATGTCCCGCCGTTGCGCGACGAGGCGTTTTACCGTGAACAACGCATCGAGCGTATGCAGGCCGAGGTTGCAAGCCTGGACGCCACCGGCAAAACCCTGCACCTGGCCAACGATCAATCCGTGACGTATAACGCCGCCCTGCTGGCAACCGGCGGCACGCCGAAATCGCTGGAGTTGCCCGGCGCCGACTTGCCTCAGGTGTTCGTCCTGCGCTCCAAGTCCCATGCGCAGCAGATTCTGCACAGTGCCAAACCCGGCGAGCGGGTGGTGATCATTGGCGACAGCTTTATCGCCATGGAGTCCGCTTCCGCGCTGCGCGAGCATGGGTTCGAGGTGACTGTGCTGGCCCGTCACCCGGTGCCTTTCGCCAAACAGTTCGGTGAAACCGTGGGCAAGGCGATCCTGGCCCTGCATCAGGCCCACGGCGTGGTGTTCCGCACCGAGGGCGAAGCCGCGCAGATCGAAGGCACGGACAAAGTCGAAGCTGTGCGCCTGAACAATGGCGAACGCGTGCCGGCGGATCTGGTGCTGGTCGGTATCGGGGTAAGCCCGGCGACCGGGCCTTTTGCCGACCTGCCCAGGGAAAAGGATCAGTCGCTGCGCGTCGATGGCGGCATGCGCTTGGCGGATGGACTCTGGGCGGCGGGCGACATCGCGACCTTCCCGCTCAACGGCCAGCCACGGCGCATCGAGCACTGGCGCCTGGCGCAACAACAGGCGCGGATTGCCGCGGCGAACATGCTCGGGGGCGATGAGCATTATCTGGACGTACCTTACTTCTGGACCTGGCACTTCGGCAAAAGCTACGACTACCTCGGTCACGCCGAGGCCTGGGACGAAGTGGAGTTCAAGGGCGACCCGTTCAACCCGCCCTTTGTCGGGCTGTTTGGCAAGAACGGTGTGGTGGTGGCGGCGGTGGCCTGCGAAGAAGACCGGACGATGGCGATGCTCGCCGAGCGGATGAAGCAGCCGTTGTCGGTGGATGAGGCGTGGCGTTTGATCAGGGGGTGA
- a CDS encoding YbhB/YbcL family Raf kinase inhibitor-like protein — translation MTRLTSLNPWLAALAVALCVQLPVQAATQERFTLNIPGVSDDRLFTSAAASDAAGCGGKNISPALAWNAGPTGTLSYAIVMHDPDGQKGQGSDHWLHYGIKASTRQIPAGVGAKSAFEGVSGTNSKGTTGYVGPCPPVGDSVHHYIIQIYALDLAPEALPAGLTRAQLLEKIKGHVLRNSSVVRRYHR, via the coding sequence ATGACCCGATTGACCTCATTGAACCCTTGGCTCGCTGCTCTGGCAGTCGCCCTTTGCGTGCAGTTGCCGGTACAGGCTGCGACCCAGGAGCGCTTTACCCTGAACATCCCGGGTGTGTCGGATGACCGCCTGTTCACCTCGGCCGCGGCCAGCGACGCGGCCGGTTGCGGCGGGAAAAATATTTCCCCGGCATTGGCCTGGAACGCAGGCCCGACGGGCACCCTCAGCTACGCCATCGTCATGCACGACCCGGACGGCCAGAAAGGGCAGGGCTCCGATCATTGGTTGCACTACGGCATCAAGGCCAGCACCCGTCAGATCCCGGCCGGTGTCGGCGCCAAATCCGCGTTTGAAGGCGTGAGCGGCACCAACAGCAAAGGCACCACTGGCTACGTCGGCCCGTGCCCGCCTGTGGGCGACAGCGTGCATCACTACATCATCCAGATCTACGCCCTGGACCTGGCGCCGGAAGCCTTGCCGGCCGGCCTGACCCGCGCGCAGTTGCTGGAAAAGATCAAAGGCCACGTGCTGCGCAACAGCAGTGTGGTGCGGCGTTATCACCGCTGA